A section of the Acipenser ruthenus chromosome 39, fAciRut3.2 maternal haplotype, whole genome shotgun sequence genome encodes:
- the LOC117968461 gene encoding major histocompatibility complex class I-related gene protein-like isoform X3, with the protein MATSEGTGLSQFVFLVMLDDVQYTSFNSTMEKPVLRTAWMNETKGREFWEIIRWHILYDQDLIKWSLQNTVEHFNHTGVHTYQAMGYCELHGNGTKRAYLSHTYDGKDFISFDVETLTWIAAVPQAVFYKHQREADAARQRIVFKYYRKECFQLLEWYIQYGMETLQRKVPAVALIQRKARESAGTDVICHVTGFYPREVEVNWIRDGEALLEEGVWSGEVLPNEDRTYQLRKTLTVSPEDQKKHSYSCQVDHASLDEKVDVKWVPEAALNMGFVAGGVLAALGLIIAVIIGALIWKKRASGARSPDYTPAQTKEQSDASSNSSNSTNDDRCDSIAEKLMTDRINDSAEASSFPLHCTLMLPHRAIVQTNRQGCGMADICVNLMCTHL; encoded by the exons ATGGCGACCTCCGAAGGGACAGGGCTTTCACAGTTTGTGTTTCTGGTGATGCTGGATGATGTGCAATACACGTCCTTTAACAGCACCATGGAAAAACCTGTCCTCCGAACAGCCTGGATGAATGAGACTAAGGGTCGTGAGTTCTGGGAAATAATTCGCTGGCATATTCTCTATGATCAAGACCTCATAAAATGGAGTTTGCAAAATACAGTCGAGCACTTTAACCATACTGGag TTCACACTTATCAGGCCATGGGTTACTGTGAGTTGCATGGTAACGGGACCAAGCGGGCATATTTGTCTCACACGTATGATGGGAAGGATTTTATTAGttttgatgtggagaccctgacCTGGATCGCTGCTGTGCCTCAGGCTGTCTTCTATAAACACCAGCGGGAAGCTGACGCAGCCCGGCAACGGATCGTTTTCAAATATTATCGAAAGGAGTGTTTCCAGTTGCTGGAGTGGTACATCCAGTATGGGATGGAGACCCTGCAGaggaaag TCCCTGCAGTGGCGCTGATACAGAGGAAAGCGCGGGAATCTGCAGGAACGGACGTCATTTGCCACGTGACGGGGTTCTACCCCCGAGAGGTTGAGGTGAACTGGATCAGAGACGGTGAGGCTCTGCTGGAGGAGGGGGTGTGGAGTGGAGAGGTGCTACCCAATGAGGACAGAACCTACCAGCTGAGAAAGACCCTGACAGTGAGTCCTGAGGACCAGAAGAAACACAGCTACTCCTGCCAGGTGGACCACGCCAGTCTGGATGAGAAGGTGGATGTGAAAtggg ttccagagGCTGCTCTCAACATGGGGTTTGTTGCTGGTGGTGTGCTGGCTGCTCTGGGTCTGATCATCGCAGTGATTATAGGAGCTCTCATCTGGAAGAAAAGAGCatcag GTGCCAGGAGCCCTGACTACACACCAGCGCAGA caaaggaacaaagtgatgcttcatcCAACTCATCCAACTCCACCAACGACGACAG GTGTGACTCCATTGCAGAGAAGCTGATGACAGACAGAATAAACGATTCAGCTGAGGCTTCATCTTTTCCACTTCATTGTACCCTGATGTTACCACACAGAGCGATCGTACAAACCAATAGACAAGGATGCGGTATGGCAGACATCTGTGTCAACTTAATGTGTACTCATTTGTAG
- the LOC117968461 gene encoding major histocompatibility complex class I-related gene protein-like isoform X1, whose product MIRMTVLGILCWVHAAAAGTHSLQFFGMATSEGTGLSQFVFLVMLDDVQYTSFNSTMEKPVLRTAWMNETKGREFWEIIRWHILYDQDLIKWSLQNTVEHFNHTGVHTYQAMGYCELHGNGTKRAYLSHTYDGKDFISFDVETLTWIAAVPQAVFYKHQREADAARQRIVFKYYRKECFQLLEWYIQYGMETLQRKVPAVALIQRKARESAGTDVICHVTGFYPREVEVNWIRDGEALLEEGVWSGEVLPNEDRTYQLRKTLTVSPEDQKKHSYSCQVDHASLDEKVDVKWVPEAALNMGFVAGGVLAALGLIIAVIIGALIWKKRASGARSPDYTPAQTKEQSDASSNSSNSTNDDRCDSIAEKLMTDRINDSAEASSFPLHCTLMLPHRAIVQTNRQGCGMADICVNLMCTHL is encoded by the exons GAACTCATTCACTGCAGTTTTTTGGAATGGCGACCTCCGAAGGGACAGGGCTTTCACAGTTTGTGTTTCTGGTGATGCTGGATGATGTGCAATACACGTCCTTTAACAGCACCATGGAAAAACCTGTCCTCCGAACAGCCTGGATGAATGAGACTAAGGGTCGTGAGTTCTGGGAAATAATTCGCTGGCATATTCTCTATGATCAAGACCTCATAAAATGGAGTTTGCAAAATACAGTCGAGCACTTTAACCATACTGGag TTCACACTTATCAGGCCATGGGTTACTGTGAGTTGCATGGTAACGGGACCAAGCGGGCATATTTGTCTCACACGTATGATGGGAAGGATTTTATTAGttttgatgtggagaccctgacCTGGATCGCTGCTGTGCCTCAGGCTGTCTTCTATAAACACCAGCGGGAAGCTGACGCAGCCCGGCAACGGATCGTTTTCAAATATTATCGAAAGGAGTGTTTCCAGTTGCTGGAGTGGTACATCCAGTATGGGATGGAGACCCTGCAGaggaaag TCCCTGCAGTGGCGCTGATACAGAGGAAAGCGCGGGAATCTGCAGGAACGGACGTCATTTGCCACGTGACGGGGTTCTACCCCCGAGAGGTTGAGGTGAACTGGATCAGAGACGGTGAGGCTCTGCTGGAGGAGGGGGTGTGGAGTGGAGAGGTGCTACCCAATGAGGACAGAACCTACCAGCTGAGAAAGACCCTGACAGTGAGTCCTGAGGACCAGAAGAAACACAGCTACTCCTGCCAGGTGGACCACGCCAGTCTGGATGAGAAGGTGGATGTGAAAtggg ttccagagGCTGCTCTCAACATGGGGTTTGTTGCTGGTGGTGTGCTGGCTGCTCTGGGTCTGATCATCGCAGTGATTATAGGAGCTCTCATCTGGAAGAAAAGAGCatcag GTGCCAGGAGCCCTGACTACACACCAGCGCAGA caaaggaacaaagtgatgcttcatcCAACTCATCCAACTCCACCAACGACGACAG GTGTGACTCCATTGCAGAGAAGCTGATGACAGACAGAATAAACGATTCAGCTGAGGCTTCATCTTTTCCACTTCATTGTACCCTGATGTTACCACACAGAGCGATCGTACAAACCAATAGACAAGGATGCGGTATGGCAGACATCTGTGTCAACTTAATGTGTACTCATTTGTAG
- the LOC117968461 gene encoding major histocompatibility complex class I-related gene protein-like isoform X4: MIRMTVLGILCWVHAAAAGTHSLQFFGMATSEGTGLSQFVFLVMLDDVQYTSFNSTMEKPVLRTAWMNETKGREFWEIIRWHILYDQDLIKWSLQNTVEHFNHTGVHTYQAMGYCELHGNGTKRAYLSHTYDGKDFISFDVETLTWIAAVPQAVFYKHQREADAARQRIVFKYYRKECFQLLEWYIQYGMETLQRKVPAVALIQRKARESAGTDVICHVTGFYPREVEVNWIRDGEALLEEGVWSGEVLPNEDRTYQLRKTLTVSPEDQKKHSYSCQVDHASLDEKVDVKWVPEAALNMGFVAGGVLAALGLIIAVIIGALIWKKRASGARSPDYTPAQTKEQSDASSNSSNSTNDDRCDPIAEKLMTQTE; this comes from the exons GAACTCATTCACTGCAGTTTTTTGGAATGGCGACCTCCGAAGGGACAGGGCTTTCACAGTTTGTGTTTCTGGTGATGCTGGATGATGTGCAATACACGTCCTTTAACAGCACCATGGAAAAACCTGTCCTCCGAACAGCCTGGATGAATGAGACTAAGGGTCGTGAGTTCTGGGAAATAATTCGCTGGCATATTCTCTATGATCAAGACCTCATAAAATGGAGTTTGCAAAATACAGTCGAGCACTTTAACCATACTGGag TTCACACTTATCAGGCCATGGGTTACTGTGAGTTGCATGGTAACGGGACCAAGCGGGCATATTTGTCTCACACGTATGATGGGAAGGATTTTATTAGttttgatgtggagaccctgacCTGGATCGCTGCTGTGCCTCAGGCTGTCTTCTATAAACACCAGCGGGAAGCTGACGCAGCCCGGCAACGGATCGTTTTCAAATATTATCGAAAGGAGTGTTTCCAGTTGCTGGAGTGGTACATCCAGTATGGGATGGAGACCCTGCAGaggaaag TCCCTGCAGTGGCGCTGATACAGAGGAAAGCGCGGGAATCTGCAGGAACGGACGTCATTTGCCACGTGACGGGGTTCTACCCCCGAGAGGTTGAGGTGAACTGGATCAGAGACGGTGAGGCTCTGCTGGAGGAGGGGGTGTGGAGTGGAGAGGTGCTACCCAATGAGGACAGAACCTACCAGCTGAGAAAGACCCTGACAGTGAGTCCTGAGGACCAGAAGAAACACAGCTACTCCTGCCAGGTGGACCACGCCAGTCTGGATGAGAAGGTGGATGTGAAAtggg ttccagagGCTGCTCTCAACATGGGGTTTGTTGCTGGTGGTGTGCTGGCTGCTCTGGGTCTGATCATCGCAGTGATTATAGGAGCTCTCATCTGGAAGAAAAGAGCatcag GTGCCAGGAGCCCTGACTACACACCAGCGCAGA caaaggaacaaagtgatgcttcatcCAACTCATCCAACTCCACCAACGACGACAG GTGTGACCCCATTGCAGAGAAGCTGATGACACAGACAGAATAA
- the LOC117968461 gene encoding major histocompatibility complex class I-related gene protein-like isoform X6 has product MIRMTVLGILCWVHAAAAVHTYQAMGYCELHGNGTKRAYLSHTYDGKDFISFDVETLTWIAAVPQAVFYKHQREADAARQRIVFKYYRKECFQLLEWYIQYGMETLQRKVPAVALIQRKARESAGTDVICHVTGFYPREVEVNWIRDGEALLEEGVWSGEVLPNEDRTYQLRKTLTVSPEDQKKHSYSCQVDHASLDEKVDVKWVPEAALNMGFVAGGVLAALGLIIAVIIGALIWKKRASGARSPDYTPAQTKEQSDASSNSSNSTNDDRCDSIAEKLMTDRINDSAEASSFPLHCTLMLPHRAIVQTNRQGCGMADICVNLMCTHL; this is encoded by the exons TTCACACTTATCAGGCCATGGGTTACTGTGAGTTGCATGGTAACGGGACCAAGCGGGCATATTTGTCTCACACGTATGATGGGAAGGATTTTATTAGttttgatgtggagaccctgacCTGGATCGCTGCTGTGCCTCAGGCTGTCTTCTATAAACACCAGCGGGAAGCTGACGCAGCCCGGCAACGGATCGTTTTCAAATATTATCGAAAGGAGTGTTTCCAGTTGCTGGAGTGGTACATCCAGTATGGGATGGAGACCCTGCAGaggaaag TCCCTGCAGTGGCGCTGATACAGAGGAAAGCGCGGGAATCTGCAGGAACGGACGTCATTTGCCACGTGACGGGGTTCTACCCCCGAGAGGTTGAGGTGAACTGGATCAGAGACGGTGAGGCTCTGCTGGAGGAGGGGGTGTGGAGTGGAGAGGTGCTACCCAATGAGGACAGAACCTACCAGCTGAGAAAGACCCTGACAGTGAGTCCTGAGGACCAGAAGAAACACAGCTACTCCTGCCAGGTGGACCACGCCAGTCTGGATGAGAAGGTGGATGTGAAAtggg ttccagagGCTGCTCTCAACATGGGGTTTGTTGCTGGTGGTGTGCTGGCTGCTCTGGGTCTGATCATCGCAGTGATTATAGGAGCTCTCATCTGGAAGAAAAGAGCatcag GTGCCAGGAGCCCTGACTACACACCAGCGCAGA caaaggaacaaagtgatgcttcatcCAACTCATCCAACTCCACCAACGACGACAG GTGTGACTCCATTGCAGAGAAGCTGATGACAGACAGAATAAACGATTCAGCTGAGGCTTCATCTTTTCCACTTCATTGTACCCTGATGTTACCACACAGAGCGATCGTACAAACCAATAGACAAGGATGCGGTATGGCAGACATCTGTGTCAACTTAATGTGTACTCATTTGTAG
- the LOC117968461 gene encoding major histocompatibility complex class I-related gene protein-like isoform X2: MIRMTVLGILCWVHAAAAGTHSLQFFGMATSEGTGLSQFVFLVMLDDVQYTSFNSTMEKPVLRTAWMNETKGREFWEIIRWHILYDQDLIKWSLQNTVEHFNHTGVHTYQAMGYCELHGNGTKRAYLSHTYDGKDFISFDVETLTWIAAVPQAVFYKHQREADAARQRIVFKYYRKECFQLLEWYIQYGMETLQRKVPAVALIQRKARESAGTDVICHVTGFYPREVEVNWIRDGEALLEEGVWSGEVLPNEDRTYQLRKTLTVSPEDQKKHSYSCQVDHASLDEKVDVKWVPEAALNMGFVAGGVLAALGLIIAVIIGALIWKKRASAKEQSDASSNSSNSTNDDRCDSIAEKLMTDRINDSAEASSFPLHCTLMLPHRAIVQTNRQGCGMADICVNLMCTHL; this comes from the exons GAACTCATTCACTGCAGTTTTTTGGAATGGCGACCTCCGAAGGGACAGGGCTTTCACAGTTTGTGTTTCTGGTGATGCTGGATGATGTGCAATACACGTCCTTTAACAGCACCATGGAAAAACCTGTCCTCCGAACAGCCTGGATGAATGAGACTAAGGGTCGTGAGTTCTGGGAAATAATTCGCTGGCATATTCTCTATGATCAAGACCTCATAAAATGGAGTTTGCAAAATACAGTCGAGCACTTTAACCATACTGGag TTCACACTTATCAGGCCATGGGTTACTGTGAGTTGCATGGTAACGGGACCAAGCGGGCATATTTGTCTCACACGTATGATGGGAAGGATTTTATTAGttttgatgtggagaccctgacCTGGATCGCTGCTGTGCCTCAGGCTGTCTTCTATAAACACCAGCGGGAAGCTGACGCAGCCCGGCAACGGATCGTTTTCAAATATTATCGAAAGGAGTGTTTCCAGTTGCTGGAGTGGTACATCCAGTATGGGATGGAGACCCTGCAGaggaaag TCCCTGCAGTGGCGCTGATACAGAGGAAAGCGCGGGAATCTGCAGGAACGGACGTCATTTGCCACGTGACGGGGTTCTACCCCCGAGAGGTTGAGGTGAACTGGATCAGAGACGGTGAGGCTCTGCTGGAGGAGGGGGTGTGGAGTGGAGAGGTGCTACCCAATGAGGACAGAACCTACCAGCTGAGAAAGACCCTGACAGTGAGTCCTGAGGACCAGAAGAAACACAGCTACTCCTGCCAGGTGGACCACGCCAGTCTGGATGAGAAGGTGGATGTGAAAtggg ttccagagGCTGCTCTCAACATGGGGTTTGTTGCTGGTGGTGTGCTGGCTGCTCTGGGTCTGATCATCGCAGTGATTATAGGAGCTCTCATCTGGAAGAAAAGAGCatcag caaaggaacaaagtgatgcttcatcCAACTCATCCAACTCCACCAACGACGACAG GTGTGACTCCATTGCAGAGAAGCTGATGACAGACAGAATAAACGATTCAGCTGAGGCTTCATCTTTTCCACTTCATTGTACCCTGATGTTACCACACAGAGCGATCGTACAAACCAATAGACAAGGATGCGGTATGGCAGACATCTGTGTCAACTTAATGTGTACTCATTTGTAG
- the LOC117968461 gene encoding major histocompatibility complex class I-related gene protein-like isoform X5, with amino-acid sequence MIRMTVLGILCWVHAAAAGTHSLQFFGMATSEGTGLSQFVFLVMLDDVQYTSFNSTMEKPVLRTAWMNETKGREFWEIIRWHILYDQDLIKWSLQNTVEHFNHTGVHTYQAMGYCELHGNGTKRAYLSHTYDGKDFISFDVETLTWIAAVPQAVFYKHQREADAARQRIVFKYYRKECFQLLEWYIQYGMETLQRKVPAVALIQRKARESAGTDVICHVTGFYPREVEVNWIRDGEALLEEGVWSGEVLPNEDRTYQLRKTLTVSPEDQKKHSYSCQVDHASLDEKVDVKWVPEAALNMGFVAGGVLAALGLIIAVIIGALIWKKRASAKEQSDASSNSSNSTNDDRCDPIAEKLMTQTE; translated from the exons GAACTCATTCACTGCAGTTTTTTGGAATGGCGACCTCCGAAGGGACAGGGCTTTCACAGTTTGTGTTTCTGGTGATGCTGGATGATGTGCAATACACGTCCTTTAACAGCACCATGGAAAAACCTGTCCTCCGAACAGCCTGGATGAATGAGACTAAGGGTCGTGAGTTCTGGGAAATAATTCGCTGGCATATTCTCTATGATCAAGACCTCATAAAATGGAGTTTGCAAAATACAGTCGAGCACTTTAACCATACTGGag TTCACACTTATCAGGCCATGGGTTACTGTGAGTTGCATGGTAACGGGACCAAGCGGGCATATTTGTCTCACACGTATGATGGGAAGGATTTTATTAGttttgatgtggagaccctgacCTGGATCGCTGCTGTGCCTCAGGCTGTCTTCTATAAACACCAGCGGGAAGCTGACGCAGCCCGGCAACGGATCGTTTTCAAATATTATCGAAAGGAGTGTTTCCAGTTGCTGGAGTGGTACATCCAGTATGGGATGGAGACCCTGCAGaggaaag TCCCTGCAGTGGCGCTGATACAGAGGAAAGCGCGGGAATCTGCAGGAACGGACGTCATTTGCCACGTGACGGGGTTCTACCCCCGAGAGGTTGAGGTGAACTGGATCAGAGACGGTGAGGCTCTGCTGGAGGAGGGGGTGTGGAGTGGAGAGGTGCTACCCAATGAGGACAGAACCTACCAGCTGAGAAAGACCCTGACAGTGAGTCCTGAGGACCAGAAGAAACACAGCTACTCCTGCCAGGTGGACCACGCCAGTCTGGATGAGAAGGTGGATGTGAAAtggg ttccagagGCTGCTCTCAACATGGGGTTTGTTGCTGGTGGTGTGCTGGCTGCTCTGGGTCTGATCATCGCAGTGATTATAGGAGCTCTCATCTGGAAGAAAAGAGCatcag caaaggaacaaagtgatgcttcatcCAACTCATCCAACTCCACCAACGACGACAG GTGTGACCCCATTGCAGAGAAGCTGATGACACAGACAGAATAA